In Streptomyces sp. NBC_01426, one genomic interval encodes:
- a CDS encoding NAD(P)-binding domain-containing protein, protein MDDLVVVGAGPYGLSIAAHAAAAGLRVRVLGRPMASWRDHMPEGMYLKSEPWSSNLSAPGGRHTLADYCAGLGVRAEHGGPLPIGTFSAYGLWFAGRAAPEVEEVTVTELTPQGGGFRIRTAQGPPLFARTVALAVGVMPFVNFPAVLRDLPPGHYSHSSGHRDLARFAGREVAVLGAGQAALETAALLAEAGARPCLVARRPRLNWNTVPQPLERSPLRALRDPHSGLGTGWRSWVWSELPWAVRRLPAATRERIATTALGPAGAWWLRDRFEQRVPVLLGHHLHRAVAAGDHTRLQLTSATGESVVLDTSHVIAATGFAPDLRRLELLDVGLRTALRTVGGGGTPELSAGFESSWPGLFFAGLLTAPSFGPSMRFVHGAGFTAGRLVKGVLGRLGARGRLPGSAAGDRPDRAAAGHPETYPR, encoded by the coding sequence ATGGACGACCTCGTCGTGGTCGGCGCGGGGCCGTACGGGCTGTCGATCGCCGCGCACGCCGCGGCGGCCGGGCTCCGTGTGCGGGTGCTGGGGCGGCCCATGGCGTCCTGGCGGGACCACATGCCCGAGGGGATGTACCTGAAGTCGGAGCCCTGGTCGTCCAACCTGTCCGCGCCCGGCGGACGGCACACCCTCGCCGACTACTGCGCCGGCCTGGGCGTGCGGGCCGAACACGGCGGGCCGCTGCCGATCGGCACCTTCAGCGCGTACGGGCTCTGGTTCGCGGGGCGGGCCGCGCCCGAGGTGGAGGAGGTGACGGTCACCGAGCTGACCCCGCAGGGGGGCGGCTTCCGGATCAGGACCGCGCAGGGGCCGCCGCTGTTCGCCCGTACCGTCGCCCTGGCGGTGGGGGTGATGCCGTTCGTGAACTTCCCCGCGGTACTGCGGGACCTGCCGCCCGGCCACTACTCGCACAGCAGCGGCCACCGCGACCTGGCCCGGTTCGCCGGCCGGGAGGTCGCGGTGCTCGGGGCCGGGCAGGCGGCCCTGGAGACCGCGGCCCTGCTGGCGGAGGCCGGGGCGCGACCGTGCCTGGTGGCCCGGCGGCCCCGACTGAACTGGAACACCGTCCCGCAGCCCCTGGAACGGTCCCCGCTGCGGGCCCTGCGCGACCCGCACAGCGGGCTGGGCACCGGATGGCGCAGTTGGGTGTGGTCGGAACTGCCGTGGGCGGTGCGTCGGCTGCCCGCGGCGACCCGGGAACGCATCGCCACCACGGCGCTGGGGCCCGCCGGTGCCTGGTGGCTGCGGGACCGCTTCGAACAGCGGGTACCGGTGCTGCTCGGCCACCACCTGCACCGGGCGGTGGCGGCGGGCGACCACACCCGCCTCCAGCTGACCTCCGCGACCGGGGAGTCCGTCGTCCTGGACACCTCGCACGTTATCGCGGCCACCGGATTCGCCCCCGACCTGCGCCGACTGGAACTCCTCGACGTCGGGCTGCGGACCGCGCTGCGCACCGTGGGCGGCGGCGGGACGCCCGAGCTGAGCGCGGGCTTCGAATCGTCGTGGCCCGGGCTGTTCTTCGCGGGCCTGCTCACGGCTCCCTCATTCGGCCCTTCCATGCGATTCGTGCACGGTGCGGGCTTCACGGCGGGGAGACTGGTGAAGGGAGTCCTGGGGAGGCTCGGCGCCCGGGGCCGACTGCCGGGTTCCGCCGCCGGCGACCGGCCCGACCGGGCCGCCGCCGGGCACCCCGAGACGTATCCGCGGTGA
- a CDS encoding glycoside hydrolase family 26 protein produces the protein MPTPRRRLASTCVGTVTAGLLATGAALAAPDEEAPKGSDIAMGAYLDYGPQGVARIPYLSRWLGGKEIRVGHTYLPGDRWAGIEGNVDFLTNWAEWRQEKDDRMFVLNVPMQERNEERVPDRQVAQLIRAGAQGEYDRHFKRLAERLVELGVPDTVIVLGWEMNGTTYTHRCGPDPENWKRYWKRAVAAMRSVPGQKFTFDFAPNRGTDAIGWTKCYPGDDVVDIIGMDSYDQGPGQDFDDQITQPYGLQEHVDFAKAHGKEISYPEWGLYRRGDNAEYVRRMLTWIEQHKPLYHTITDYCPHGVWQCKQNPRSSKVFKDALTPQKPGPVIPTPVIPTPVIPTPVVPTPVVPTPQIPTPQIPTPQIPTPQIPTPQVPTPQAPSVPPVVPPVDVPVEPSVEPSVEPSVVPAPVSPSPEVPVVEPSPAVPSPAAPSPAVPSPAAPSPAAPSPVAPSPAVPAATPEPAEPTPPKPPANNTQWCVPLNFGEWLSKLVGNQAVCVKLDWRKGFLWPF, from the coding sequence ATGCCCACACCACGCCGCCGACTGGCGAGCACCTGCGTCGGTACGGTCACGGCCGGACTGCTGGCCACCGGCGCCGCGCTCGCCGCGCCCGACGAGGAAGCACCCAAGGGCTCCGACATCGCCATGGGCGCGTATCTCGACTACGGGCCGCAGGGAGTGGCCCGGATCCCGTACCTGTCGCGCTGGCTGGGCGGCAAGGAGATCCGGGTCGGGCACACCTATCTCCCCGGGGACCGGTGGGCCGGCATCGAGGGCAACGTCGACTTCCTGACGAACTGGGCCGAGTGGCGCCAGGAGAAGGACGATCGGATGTTCGTCCTCAACGTGCCCATGCAGGAACGCAACGAGGAGCGGGTGCCCGACCGTCAGGTGGCCCAGCTGATCAGGGCGGGCGCGCAGGGCGAGTACGACCGGCACTTCAAGCGGCTGGCCGAGCGGCTGGTGGAGCTGGGCGTGCCGGACACCGTCATCGTCCTCGGCTGGGAGATGAACGGCACCACGTACACGCACCGCTGCGGGCCCGACCCGGAGAACTGGAAGCGGTACTGGAAGCGCGCCGTCGCCGCGATGCGGTCCGTGCCCGGCCAGAAGTTCACGTTCGACTTCGCACCGAACCGGGGTACGGACGCGATCGGCTGGACCAAGTGCTACCCGGGCGACGACGTGGTGGACATCATCGGAATGGACTCCTACGACCAGGGTCCCGGCCAGGACTTCGACGACCAGATCACGCAGCCGTACGGACTCCAGGAGCACGTGGACTTCGCGAAGGCACACGGCAAGGAGATCTCGTACCCGGAGTGGGGCCTGTACCGGCGCGGGGACAACGCGGAGTACGTGCGGCGCATGCTCACGTGGATCGAGCAGCACAAGCCGCTCTACCACACCATCACCGACTACTGCCCGCACGGCGTCTGGCAGTGCAAGCAGAACCCGCGGTCCTCGAAGGTGTTCAAGGACGCCCTCACCCCGCAGAAGCCCGGCCCGGTCATCCCGACGCCGGTGATCCCCACGCCGGTGATCCCGACGCCCGTGGTCCCGACCCCGGTCGTCCCCACCCCCCAGATCCCCACCCCCCAGATCCCCACTCCGCAGATCCCGACTCCGCAGATCCCGACGCCGCAGGTGCCCACGCCCCAGGCACCGTCGGTCCCGCCCGTCGTCCCGCCCGTGGACGTTCCCGTCGAGCCGTCCGTCGAGCCCTCGGTCGAACCCTCCGTGGTGCCGGCGCCCGTGAGCCCGTCCCCGGAGGTCCCCGTCGTGGAGCCTTCGCCGGCGGTCCCCAGCCCGGCGGCCCCCTCCCCGGCCGTCCCCTCCCCCGCGGCCCCCAGCCCGGCGGCGCCGAGCCCGGTCGCGCCGAGCCCGGCCGTGCCCGCAGCCACGCCCGAGCCGGCCGAGCCGACGCCGCCGAAGCCCCCCGCGAACAACACGCAGTGGTGCGTGCCGCTCAACTTCGGGGAATGGCTGTCCAAGCTCGTCGGCAACCAGGCGGTCTGCGTCAAGCTCGACTGGCGCAAGGGCTTCCTCTGGCCCTTCTAG
- a CDS encoding GNAT family N-acetyltransferase, whose translation MSSGSAGGLSVTLCRDPRQFAALEEPWNRLVRGCPTATPFQSHAWLHSWWLSYGKEGRLRLVLVRRGEELVGVAALMLVHRPLPLLVPLGGGITDYFDVLVAPEHARQVVPALARGLHRAARGAVVDLREVRPGAVAEAVFEQWPGARARLTDSTCMELPALPFDELVRRMPSSGAQRVRAKLRKTDAAGIEEHDVSEQEVPRAVRTLLRLHEKQWRGRGVTPEHLKPRFAEHLTRAVRRMVRVGEGRLTEFRLDGNVVAANVTLLSSALSGGYLYGADPDLRDRKVDIATLLLRHEAGRALAEGRPVVSFLRGNEPYKNHWRPETVVNQRFLLATNALAPLLRLHESQVSGRERAVDALREALPAARDWRARLNELRVR comes from the coding sequence ATGAGTTCGGGCTCCGCCGGGGGCCTGTCGGTGACGCTGTGCCGGGACCCCCGGCAGTTCGCCGCGCTGGAAGAGCCGTGGAACCGGCTCGTCCGCGGCTGCCCCACCGCCACCCCCTTCCAGAGCCACGCCTGGCTGCACTCCTGGTGGCTGTCGTACGGCAAGGAGGGCCGGCTCCGGCTCGTCCTCGTGCGCCGCGGCGAGGAACTGGTCGGCGTGGCCGCGCTGATGCTCGTCCACCGGCCGCTGCCGCTGCTGGTGCCGCTGGGCGGCGGGATCACCGACTACTTCGACGTGCTCGTGGCCCCCGAGCACGCCCGGCAGGTCGTCCCGGCGCTGGCCCGCGGGCTGCACCGGGCCGCCCGCGGCGCGGTCGTCGACCTCCGCGAGGTGCGGCCCGGGGCGGTCGCAGAGGCGGTGTTCGAGCAGTGGCCCGGGGCACGGGCCAGGCTCACCGACTCCACCTGCATGGAACTGCCCGCGCTGCCCTTCGACGAACTCGTCCGGCGCATGCCCTCCTCCGGCGCCCAACGGGTGCGGGCCAAGCTCCGCAAGACCGACGCGGCCGGCATCGAGGAGCACGACGTCAGCGAGCAGGAGGTGCCGCGCGCCGTGCGGACACTGCTGCGGCTGCACGAGAAGCAGTGGCGGGGACGCGGGGTGACCCCCGAACACCTCAAGCCGCGCTTCGCCGAGCACCTGACCCGGGCCGTGCGGCGGATGGTGCGCGTCGGGGAGGGCCGGCTCACCGAGTTCCGGCTGGACGGGAACGTGGTCGCGGCCAACGTCACGCTGCTCTCGTCGGCCCTGAGCGGCGGGTACCTGTACGGGGCCGACCCGGACCTGCGCGACCGCAAGGTGGACATCGCCACGCTGCTGCTGCGCCACGAGGCCGGCCGGGCCCTCGCGGAGGGGCGGCCGGTGGTGAGCTTCCTGCGCGGCAACGAACCGTACAAGAACCACTGGCGGCCCGAAACGGTGGTCAACCAGCGGTTCCTGCTGGCCACCAACGCGCTCGCGCCCCTGCTGCGACTGCACGAGTCGCAGGTGTCGGGGCGCGAGCGGGCGGTGGACGCGCTGCGCGAGGCGCTGCCGGCCGCCAGGGACTGGCGGGCGCGGCTCAACGAACTGCGGGTGCGATGA
- a CDS encoding SpoIIE family protein phosphatase: MPVTGAGERLALNGMGSYDWDLGAGTVSLDEAGLVVFDLEPEEFDHTPEGLGLRVPADDSARLADTVGGVLDSGEETYGSYFTVRRRDGRDQWTHIQGRVLRAPDGHPLRIVGIVRDATAELAHLTVLRKLESARAQQATIVQRTTEALSRAVTVDDVTATLTGTGALERLGADGLALGLVENGAIKIIALSGESLEILNERRFTRLDGSLPLSQAVLSRKARFVTSLSELAAEFPMFTDYLNRIRYDAAAYLPLIAQAKAIGGLVLFYKRLSEFSPEERNLCLGLAGIVAQSLQRALLFDQEREFATGLQASMLPRRIPEITGGEIAVRYHAAWSGREVGGDWYDVIALPRDRVGIVVGDVQGHDTHAAAIMGQLRIALRAYAGEGHPPSTVLARASRFLAELDTERFATCMYAQVDLETGGVRAVRAGHLGPLIRHTDGRTGWPNVRGGLPLGLASIFEREEFPETRLDLVPGETLVLCTDGLVEEPGTAITQGMEALAHAVRSGPQEAGALADHLSDRLWERWGSGDDVALLVLRRAPDPGTHRAPRIHQYIHQADPEGLSEARYALRQALRDWGMAELADDVELAAGELLVNALLHTDGGAVLTMEVLPEPVRRIRLWVKDRSSVWPRRRTPGESATTGRGLLLVDALATHWGVESRGDGKAVWCEFDAGGVRRSAE, encoded by the coding sequence ATGCCCGTGACCGGAGCCGGGGAGCGGCTCGCGCTGAACGGCATGGGCAGCTACGACTGGGACCTCGGCGCGGGGACGGTGTCGCTCGACGAGGCCGGCCTGGTCGTCTTCGACCTGGAGCCGGAGGAGTTCGACCACACCCCGGAAGGCCTGGGGCTGCGGGTTCCGGCCGACGACAGCGCGCGGCTCGCGGACACCGTGGGCGGGGTGCTCGACAGCGGTGAGGAGACGTACGGCTCCTACTTCACCGTGCGCCGGCGCGACGGCCGCGACCAGTGGACCCACATCCAGGGGAGGGTGCTGCGCGCCCCCGACGGCCACCCCCTGCGGATCGTCGGCATCGTCCGGGACGCGACGGCCGAGCTGGCCCACCTCACGGTGCTGCGGAAGCTGGAGTCGGCCCGCGCCCAGCAGGCCACCATCGTGCAGCGGACCACCGAGGCCCTGTCGCGGGCCGTGACCGTGGACGACGTGACGGCCACCCTGACGGGCACGGGAGCCTTGGAACGGCTCGGCGCGGACGGGCTCGCCCTCGGGCTCGTGGAGAACGGCGCCATCAAGATCATCGCGTTGAGCGGGGAGTCCCTGGAGATCCTCAACGAGCGCAGATTCACCCGGCTGGACGGTTCGCTGCCGCTGTCGCAGGCGGTCCTCAGCCGCAAGGCCCGGTTCGTCACCTCGCTGTCCGAGCTGGCGGCCGAGTTCCCGATGTTCACGGACTACCTGAACCGGATCCGCTACGACGCGGCCGCCTACCTGCCGCTGATCGCGCAGGCCAAGGCCATCGGCGGACTGGTCCTCTTCTACAAGCGGCTCAGCGAGTTCAGCCCCGAGGAACGCAACCTCTGCCTGGGCCTGGCCGGCATCGTGGCCCAGTCGCTTCAGCGAGCCCTGCTCTTCGACCAGGAACGGGAGTTCGCCACCGGTCTCCAGGCGTCGATGCTGCCGCGCCGGATCCCCGAGATCACCGGCGGCGAGATCGCGGTCCGCTACCACGCCGCCTGGAGCGGGCGCGAGGTCGGCGGCGACTGGTACGACGTGATCGCGCTGCCCCGCGACCGGGTCGGCATCGTCGTGGGCGACGTCCAGGGCCACGACACCCACGCCGCCGCCATCATGGGCCAACTGCGCATCGCCCTGCGCGCCTACGCGGGGGAGGGGCACCCGCCGTCCACCGTGCTGGCCCGGGCCTCCCGCTTCCTCGCCGAACTCGACACCGAACGCTTCGCGACCTGCATGTACGCGCAGGTGGACCTGGAGACCGGAGGGGTACGCGCCGTCCGCGCGGGCCACCTCGGACCGCTGATCCGCCACACGGACGGCCGAACGGGCTGGCCCAACGTGCGCGGCGGCCTGCCCCTCGGACTCGCCTCGATCTTCGAGCGGGAGGAGTTCCCCGAGACCCGGCTGGACCTGGTGCCCGGAGAGACCCTCGTGCTGTGCACCGACGGGCTCGTGGAGGAACCGGGCACCGCCATCACCCAGGGCATGGAGGCGCTGGCCCACGCCGTCCGCAGCGGCCCCCAGGAGGCCGGGGCGCTCGCCGACCACCTCTCCGACCGGCTCTGGGAACGCTGGGGCTCCGGCGACGACGTGGCCCTGCTGGTGCTGCGCCGGGCTCCCGACCCGGGCACGCACCGGGCGCCCCGCATCCACCAGTACATCCACCAGGCCGACCCCGAGGGCCTCTCGGAGGCCCGCTACGCCCTGCGGCAGGCGCTGCGCGACTGGGGCATGGCGGAACTCGCCGACGACGTGGAGCTGGCCGCGGGCGAACTGCTCGTCAACGCCCTGCTGCACACGGACGGCGGAGCGGTGCTGACCATGGAGGTGCTGCCGGAACCGGTGCGGCGGATCCGGCTGTGGGTCAAGGACCGCTCCAGCGTGTGGCCCCGCCGGCGCACCCCGGGGGAGTCGGCCACCACGGGGCGCGGGCTGCTGCTGGTGGACGCGCTGGCCACGCACTGGGGAGTGGAGTCCCGGGGC
- a CDS encoding lipopolysaccharide biosynthesis protein encodes MADTADQKKSDHRSAKKGRPRLLPPAWWPLPACALLGLAAGGAYGVLKAPEYAATSYVVAVPDDTTEPATALGFAQAYARIATSSSTLAYAQPRAGISAHRLRTQVRAETSPESPMIAITGTSKSPSEAADIANAVADALSLSSNQAAKNTGVQLLLFNQAVAPTDPASASAPLSGAVGLCAGGLVGGLWMLARPGRRRGDEVVSEGAETPVAGEFATLPAQGEHTTAKEKESVR; translated from the coding sequence ATGGCCGACACCGCCGACCAGAAGAAGTCCGACCACCGCTCCGCGAAGAAGGGGCGGCCCCGGTTGCTGCCGCCCGCGTGGTGGCCGTTGCCCGCCTGCGCGCTGCTGGGGCTGGCCGCCGGCGGGGCGTACGGGGTGCTCAAGGCGCCCGAGTACGCCGCCACCAGCTACGTCGTCGCCGTCCCGGACGACACCACCGAACCGGCCACCGCCCTCGGCTTCGCCCAGGCCTACGCCCGCATCGCCACCAGCAGCTCCACCCTCGCCTACGCCCAGCCCCGCGCCGGCATCAGCGCCCACCGGCTGCGGACCCAGGTACGCGCCGAGACCTCCCCCGAGTCCCCGATGATCGCCATCACCGGTACCTCCAAGAGCCCGTCCGAGGCCGCCGACATCGCGAACGCGGTCGCCGACGCCCTGTCGCTGAGCAGCAACCAGGCCGCCAAGAACACCGGCGTGCAGCTGCTGCTGTTCAACCAGGCCGTCGCGCCGACCGACCCGGCCTCGGCCTCCGCGCCGCTCAGCGGAGCCGTCGGACTCTGCGCCGGCGGGCTCGTCGGCGGCCTGTGGATGCTGGCCCGACCCGGACGCCGGCGCGGCGACGAGGTCGTCTCCGAGGGCGCCGAGACCCCCGTGGCCGGCGAGTTCGCGACGCTGCCCGCGCAGGGCGAGCACACCACGGCCAAGGAGAAGGAGTCCGTGCGATGA
- a CDS encoding glycosyltransferase has protein sequence MNATDGMKSLKVLHVITGLGVGGAEQQLRLLLRHMPMRCDVLTLTNPGQVAEGLRADGVRVVHLGMQGNRDLGALPRMVRFIRRERYDLVHTHLYRACLYGRLAARLAGVRTTVATEHSLGEGEIEGRRLSRGVRALYLAGERLGAATVAVSDTVATRLEGWGVPAARIHVVPNGIEAVRFRFDEGVRRATRARAGLPERAFVVGGVGRLVPGKRFDVLVRAVAALPGAHLLLAGDGPERAALRRLAADLGAQSRIHLLGERDPLGDSADGRTPGIPALLAAMDVFVSPSREEAFGLAVVEALAAGLPVLHVTCPAIDDLPATQAPGARRIGTGTEELVAALRGHMEAGAGRLPAPPVVRRYDIARSAERLLSVYAGALAAPPEGGRGTAPDPGAGAERLGVGALSAPGRGPDARGDAARPGAARTPGRGDG, from the coding sequence ATGAACGCGACGGACGGGATGAAGTCGCTCAAGGTGCTGCACGTCATCACCGGCCTGGGCGTCGGCGGAGCCGAGCAGCAACTGCGCCTGCTGCTGCGCCACATGCCCATGCGGTGCGACGTGCTGACCCTGACCAACCCCGGCCAGGTGGCCGAGGGGCTGCGGGCCGACGGGGTACGGGTCGTCCACCTCGGCATGCAGGGCAACCGGGACCTCGGCGCGCTGCCCCGGATGGTGCGCTTCATCCGGCGCGAACGCTACGACCTGGTCCACACCCACCTCTACCGGGCCTGCTTGTACGGGCGGCTCGCGGCCCGGCTCGCGGGCGTGCGCACGACCGTGGCCACCGAACACTCCCTCGGCGAGGGCGAGATCGAGGGACGACGGCTCTCGCGCGGGGTCCGCGCCCTGTACCTGGCCGGAGAACGCCTCGGCGCGGCGACGGTGGCGGTCTCCGACACCGTGGCGACGCGGCTGGAGGGATGGGGCGTGCCGGCCGCGCGCATCCACGTCGTACCGAACGGGATCGAGGCCGTCCGCTTCCGTTTCGACGAAGGCGTACGCCGGGCCACGCGGGCCCGGGCCGGACTCCCGGAACGGGCCTTCGTGGTGGGCGGGGTCGGCCGGCTCGTGCCGGGCAAGCGGTTCGACGTGCTCGTACGGGCCGTGGCCGCGCTGCCCGGAGCCCACCTGCTGCTCGCCGGGGACGGCCCCGAACGGGCCGCGCTGCGGCGGCTCGCCGCCGACCTCGGCGCCCAGAGCCGGATCCACCTGCTCGGGGAACGGGACCCGCTCGGCGACAGTGCGGACGGGCGGACGCCCGGCATCCCCGCCCTGCTGGCCGCGATGGACGTCTTCGTGTCCCCGTCGCGTGAGGAGGCCTTCGGGCTCGCGGTCGTCGAGGCGCTCGCCGCCGGACTGCCCGTCCTGCACGTCACCTGCCCGGCCATCGACGACCTGCCCGCGACGCAGGCGCCCGGGGCGCGACGGATCGGCACCGGGACGGAGGAGCTGGTCGCCGCGCTGCGCGGACACATGGAGGCGGGGGCCGGCCGGTTGCCGGCGCCGCCCGTGGTGCGGCGGTACGACATCGCGCGGAGCGCGGAGCGGTTGCTCTCGGTCTACGCCGGAGCGCTGGCCGCGCCGCCCGAGGGGGGCCGGGGCACCGCCCCGGATCCGGGCGCCGGGGCGGAACGGCTCGGGGTCGGGGCGCTGTCCGCCCCCGGGCGCGGGCCGGACGCACGGGGGGACGCCGCCCGGCCGGGGGCCGCACGCACGCCCGGCCGGGGCGACGGCTGA
- a CDS encoding carboxylate--amine ligase — translation MRRSRYLRAVHPGPVGGLDPEAPQALLDCLLTVSERIGRPAVLVAMDDLSAIAVARIAPALDERYRIPHQPDGLPARVADKAELSRLCARWDIPHPETVIPTSGAEASEAAWRLGLPVVAKWSRPWLLPAGEGLRSTTLLHSAAEARRLYERSARAGSRLLLQRFLLAGQDTDWFFHGAFARGGHPLLVGSGRKELSWPVRTGLTAVGRWLPDPAVEEAGLRLAERLGYQGILDLDFRRDERGCFRLVDFNPRPGAQFRLFTDAAGLDVVQAMYLDLTGQRVPTPSGGPGRVFVAENYALLAAVRGRRLPLAPRPARGQARGAAWGAGARPHPARNPVPESGAAPAPGGPRDGVVIPDPARPDRPGRAAEHRVGQSGAAPDRGDGPGAASATAGTARAAPRDRRAEVEAAWFAPDDLMPFVAMVTAFLGRGFGKGARVLRGFPAQGRRTARAVVRAPRQRGREQASDGSGPAARPAPPEAAEPDELVSR, via the coding sequence GTGCGGCGTTCGCGGTATCTGCGCGCCGTGCATCCCGGGCCGGTCGGCGGACTCGACCCCGAGGCACCACAAGCCCTGCTGGACTGCCTGCTCACCGTGTCGGAACGCATCGGGCGTCCCGCCGTGCTCGTCGCGATGGACGACCTGAGCGCGATCGCGGTCGCCCGGATCGCGCCGGCGCTCGACGAGCGGTACCGGATTCCCCATCAGCCGGACGGCCTGCCCGCGCGGGTGGCCGACAAGGCCGAACTGTCGCGGCTGTGCGCGCGCTGGGACATCCCGCACCCCGAGACGGTGATCCCGACGAGCGGGGCCGAGGCGTCCGAGGCCGCCTGGCGGTTGGGGCTGCCGGTGGTGGCGAAGTGGAGCCGGCCGTGGCTGCTGCCGGCGGGCGAGGGACTGCGGAGCACCACGCTGTTGCACAGCGCGGCCGAGGCGCGACGCCTGTACGAACGCTCGGCGCGGGCGGGCAGCCGGCTGCTGCTCCAACGGTTCCTGCTGGCCGGTCAGGACACCGACTGGTTCTTCCACGGGGCCTTCGCGCGGGGCGGTCACCCGCTGCTCGTGGGGTCCGGGCGCAAGGAGCTGTCCTGGCCGGTACGGACGGGGCTGACGGCCGTCGGACGGTGGCTGCCCGATCCGGCGGTGGAGGAGGCGGGACTGCGGCTCGCCGAACGGCTGGGCTACCAGGGGATCCTGGACCTCGACTTCCGTCGCGACGAGCGGGGCTGCTTCCGGCTCGTGGACTTCAACCCGCGTCCCGGGGCCCAGTTCCGGTTGTTCACGGACGCGGCCGGCCTGGACGTGGTCCAGGCGATGTACCTGGATCTGACGGGGCAACGGGTACCGACGCCCTCGGGCGGGCCGGGCCGGGTGTTCGTCGCGGAGAACTACGCGCTGCTGGCGGCGGTACGCGGACGCCGGCTGCCGCTCGCCCCGCGGCCGGCGCGGGGGCAGGCACGGGGAGCGGCGTGGGGGGCGGGGGCGCGTCCGCACCCGGCCCGGAACCCGGTCCCCGAGTCCGGCGCGGCCCCGGCCCCCGGCGGCCCCCGGGACGGTGTGGTGATCCCGGACCCGGCCCGGCCGGACCGGCCCGGCCGGGCGGCGGAACACCGGGTGGGCCAGAGCGGCGCGGCCCCGGACCGGGGTGACGGCCCCGGAGCGGCGTCCGCCACGGCCGGGACGGCGCGGGCCGCGCCGAGGGACCGGCGCGCGGAGGTGGAGGCGGCCTGGTTCGCCCCGGACGACCTGATGCCGTTCGTCGCGATGGTCACCGCCTTCCTGGGGCGGGGCTTCGGCAAGGGCGCCCGGGTGCTGCGGGGCTTCCCCGCGCAGGGCCGCCGTACCGCCCGCGCCGTGGTGCGCGCACCCCGCCAGCGCGGCCGGGAACAGGCGTCCGACGGCTCCGGACCGGCCGCCCGCCCGGCCCCGCCGGAGGCGGCGGAACCGGACGAGCTGGTGAGCCGGTGA